Proteins from a genomic interval of Quercus lobata isolate SW786 chromosome 11, ValleyOak3.0 Primary Assembly, whole genome shotgun sequence:
- the LOC115966385 gene encoding putative disease resistance protein RGA1, whose translation MASKLKAMRERFNDISNDRDQFQLKLVGCPLETRVVTRGRDQSHSFVPDEEVIGGEKDKQAIIDLLLDFDVEDNVSFISIVGIGGLGKTALAQYVFNDEKVQANFELKIWVCVSDVFDIKTIVEMIIGSTTGRKPKNLNMDPLQNELRRTLSQKKYLLILDDVWNEDSENWCNLKRLLMGGAKGSKVVMTTRTNIVAEITSTISSYFLKGLSRDQSWSLLKKMAFKKGQETVNSNLEAMGMDIIEKCQGVPLAIRTIGKVLFFKKTEDEWLYIKNTKLTDVTQLKDGIMSVLKLSYNYLPSHLKCCFAYFSLFSKDYLIDKLTLIQLWISQGFIQSSEESHEVEHVANEYFMELLWRSFFQEAKEDGGMNRRFKMHDLIHDLAAHYVSETDCILVDSNAKNVKEKGHHLSFPFYNISFFEENLSTLVKANKIQTFILAYNKWKYDQGTIEESTLKKLISTFRYLRALDLHGLNMRMLPNTIGTLMHLKYLDLSSNDIGVLPSSITKLVNLQTLKLCQCKKLRELTVDIQKLVSLKHLDIDGCENLTHMPCGLEQLTSLQTLTLFVVSKDPVSSSKHCGGLAELNKLNDLRGKLEIKNLARLKDATPEFKVANLKEKQRLSELILQWNLESDDSVDASDDENSMDSLQPHEHLKSLKVDGYMGVRVSSWLSFLTNLVELSIRNCKKCQYLPPLYQLSSLRELDIWDMDGLEYMTNGDMNDEISTSLALPSTFFPSLETLELGCCEI comes from the exons ATGGCTAGCAAACTAAAGGCTATGAGGGAGAGGTTTAATGATATATCAAATGATAGGGACCAATTTCAGTTGAAGTTGGTAGGTTGTCCTTTAGAGACACGAGTTGTGACTAGGGGGAGGGATCAAAGTCACTCTTTTGTACCTGATGAAGAAGTTATCGGGGGAGAAAAGGATAAGCAAGCCATCATAGATCTGTTGTTGGACTTTGATGTGGAAGATAATGTTTCATTCATATCAATAGTGGGAATTGGTGGGCTAGGAAAAACCGCACTGGCCCAATATGTATTCAATGATGAGAAGGTCCAAGCTAATTTTGAGTTGAAGATATGGGTGTGTGTGTCTGATGTCTTTGACATTAAAACAATTGTTGAAATGATAATTGGATCTACAACTGgtagaaaacccaaaaacctaaaCATGGATCCATTGCAAAATGAACTTCGTAGAACTCTCAGCCAAAAGAAGTACTTACTTATATTGGATGATGTCTGGAATGAGGATAGTGAAAATTGGTGTAATTTGAAAAGACTTTTGATGGGTGGTGCAAAGGGAAGTAAGGTAGTGATGACTACACGAACCAACATAGTTGCGGAGATTACTAGTACTATCTCATCGTATTTTCTAAAAGGCTTGTCAAGGGATCAATCCTG gtCATTATTGAAGAAAATGGCATTTAAAAAAGGCCAGGAGACCGTCAATTCCAACCTCGAAGCAATGGGGATggatataatagaaaaatgtcaAGGAGTACCTCTTGCTATAAGGACGATAGGGAAAGTCTTATTCTTCAAAAAAACTGAAGATGAGTGGTTATACATCAAGAATACTAAACTCACAGATGTAACTCAATTAAAAGATGGCATTATGTCGGTTTTAAAATTGAGTTACAATTATCTCCCATCAcatttaaaatgttgttttgcatatttttcattgttttcCAAAGATTATTTGATCGATAAGTTGACATTAATACAATTATGGATATCACAAGGTTTTATCCAATCATCAGAGGAGAGCCATGAAGTAGAGCATGTTGCCAATGAGTACTTCATGGAGCTACTTTggagatctttcttccaagaaGCAAAAGAAGATGGAGGAATGAATAGGAGGTTTAAAATGCATGATTTAATTCACGATCTTGCTGCACACTATGTATCAGAGACTGATTGTATACTAGTTGATTCCAATGcaaaaaatgtgaaagaaaaagGACACCATCTATCGTTtccattttacaatatttcatTCTTTGAGGAGAATTTAAGCACGTTGGttaaagcaaacaaaatacaaaCATTTATATTGGCATATAATAAGTGGAAATATGATCAGGGAACAATTGAAGAATCAACTCtcaaaaaacttatttctacTTTTAGATACTTGCGTGCATTAGACTTACATGGTTTAAATATGAGGATGTTACCAAATACCATAGGTACTTTGATGCATCTAAAGTACCTTGACCTTTCCTCTAATGATATTGGGGTTCTCCCTAGTTCTATTACAAAATTAGTGAATTTGCAAACATTAAAGCTCTGTCAGTGTAAAAAGCTTAGGGAGTTAACGGTAGATATTCAAAAATTGGTCAGCCTCAAGCACCTTGACATAGATGGTTGTGAGAATTTGACTCATATGCCATGTGGATTAGAGCAATTGACTTCTCTTCAAACATTAACCTTATTTGTTGTGAGTAAGGATCCTGTAAGTTCTTCCAAGCATTGTGGTGGGCTAGCGGAATTAAACAAGCTAAATGACTTGAGAGGAAAATTAGAGATTAAAAATTTGGCACGATTGAAAGATGCCACTCCAGAATTCAAGGTTGCAAATTTGAAGGAGAAGCAACGTCTCAGTGAGTTGATATTACAGTGGAATCTAGAGAGTGATGATAGTGTAGATGCCAGTGATGATGAAAATTCCATGGATAGCCTTCAACCACACGAGCATTTAAAATCTTTGAAAGTGGACGGGTACATGGGTGTGCGAGTTTCAAGTTGGCTTTCATTCTTAACAAATCTCGTTGAATTAAGTATACGCAATTGTAAGAAGTGCCAATATTTGCCACCGTTGTATCAACTCTCATCTCTACGAGAACTAGATATTTGGGATATGGATGGTCTGGAGTACATGACTAACGGGGATATGAATGATGAGATATCTACTTCACTGGCATTACCATCAACATTTTTCCCATCCCTTGAGACACTCGAACTCGGTTGTTGCGAAATCTAA
- the LOC115966386 gene encoding putative disease resistance protein RGA1, with product MADAILYGVARTIIERLGSSTFQEIGSIWGMKDELEKMSNTVSTIQAVLEDAEEMQVSNRQVRDWLMNLRDAFFDVDDLLCEFSTHVLRQSVMGGTKMARKVRIFFSSSNQLAFGLKMAHKIKAMRERLNDIANDRNNFQLVGHPLETRVVTRGRDQTHSFVTEEEVIGREGDKKAIIDLLLDFDVEENVSFISIVGIGGLGKTTLAQYVYNDEKVKTYFELKMWVCVSDIFELKIIVEKIIASAIDKKPENFEMDQLQNKLRQNLNQKKYLLILDDVWNEDKESWCELKRLLMGGAKGSKVVVTTRTKLVAEITSTISPYFLEGLSKSQSWLLLKQMAFKKEQETVDPNLEAIGMEIVENCQGVPLAIKTIGRVLYFKNTKDEWSYIKNNELTNVTQSKNGVLPVLKMSYDHLPSHLKCCFAYCSLFPKDYLIDKLTLIQLWIAQGFIQSPEENLQLEDVANEYFMDLIWRSFFQEAEEDEGMNMKFKMHDLIHDLAQLVSRIECALVDSNAKNVNEKVRHLSFPYYKVSFFAENLSTLIKANKIRTFILAYHNWNYDQGTKEESTLKTLISNFRYLHALDLHGLKLKTLPNIIGNLMYLKYLDFSFNDLEVLPGFITKLVNLQTLKLSMCENLRELPIDIKKLVNLKHLDISGCENLTHMPSGLGQLTSLQTLTLFVVSKDPVGSSKHCDGLVELNKLNNLRGKIEIINLAWVKDTTSEFKAANLKEKEHLSELELRWNLEGDDAVDAHDDENSMDGLQPHQNLKSLVLNGYRGVRFSSWLSLLTNLVKLFISNCKNCQYLPPLYQLPYLQKLIIDEMDGLEYMTDRDITDEIFASLASPSKFFPSLVTLKIYYCPNLKGWWRTDIVDNGNAAMRTSTSSSNHHQQHIPLPSFPRLSYFCLWGCPKMTCMPLFPNLEEGLELTRTSFKPLQQTIAMTMNTTGGTSSFLSSSSSSSFSPPLSKLKQLRLWMMQDLESLPVEWSKNLTSLEELEILGCPNLICIISQAQGETGEGGPKLLTSLSWEQMKCKFSASKKAAIDDKAEFRHGKQALAAGFTWLADNHF from the exons ATGGCTGATGCAATCCTTTATGGCGTTGCGAGGACAATCATCGAAAGGTTGGGTTCCTCGACCTTCCAAGAGATTGGATCCATCTGGGGTATGAAAGATGAGCTCGAAAAAATGTCAAACACAGTTTCCACTATTCAAGCTGTTCTCGAGGATGCAGAGGAGATGCAGGTCAGTAATCGTCAAGTCAGGGACTGGCTCATGAACCTCAGAGATGCATTTTTTGATGTGGATGACTTGTTGTGTGAGTTCTCCACTCATGTATTGCGGCAAAGCGTGATGGGTGGTACTAAAATGGCAAGGAAGGTACGCATTTTCTTTTCGAGTTCAAACCAACTTGCTTTTGGTCTTAAGATGGCTCACAAAATTAAGGCTATGAGAGAGAGACTTAATGATATAGCAAATGATAGAAACAACTTCCAGTTGGTAGGTCATCCTTTAGAGACACGGGTTGTGACTAGGGGTAGGGACCAAACCCACTCATTTGTAACCGAAGAAGAAGTTATCGGGAGAGAAGGGGATAAGAAGGCCATCATTGATCTGTTATTGGACTTTGATGTGGAAGAGAACGTTTCGTTCATATCCATAGTGGGAATCGGTGGCCTGGGGAAGACCACACTCGCCCAATATGTGTACAATGATGAGAAAGTCAAAACTTATTTTGAGTTGAAGATGTGGGTGTGTGTCTCCGACAtctttgaattaaaaataattgttgaaAAGATCATTGCATCTGCAATTGATAAAAAACCTGAAAACTTTGAAATGGATCAATTGCAAAATAAACTTCGCCAAAATCTCAACCAAAAGAAGTACCTACTTATATTGGATGATGTTTGGAATGAAGATAAGGAAAGTTGGTGTGAATTGAAAAGACTTTTAATGGGTGGTGCAAAAGGAAGTAAGGTGGTGGTAACTACTAGGACCAAACTGGTTGCGGAAATTACTAGCACAATCTCACCATATTTTTTAGAAGGCCTATCAAAGAGTCAATCTTGGTTATTATTGAAGCAAATGGCATTTAAAAAAGAGCAAGAGACTGTTGATCCTAACCTTGAAGCAATTGGAATGGAAATTGTAGAAAATTGCCAAGGAGTGCCTCTTGCTATAAAGACAATTGGGAGGGTCTTATActtcaaaaacacaaaagatgaatggtcatatataaaaaataatgaacttACAAATGTAACTCAATCAAAGAATGGTGTTTTACCAGTTCTAAAAATGAGTTATGATCATCTTCCATCACATTTGAAGTGTTGTTTTGCATATTGTTCACTATTTCCCAAAGATTATTTGATTGATAAGCTGACATTGATACAACTATGGATAGCACAGGGATTTATTCAATCACCAGAGGAAAACTTACAATTAGAGGATGTTGCCAATGAGTACTTCATGGATCTAATTTGGAGATCCTTTTTccaagaagcagaagaagatgaaggcatGAATATGAAGTTTAAAATGCATGATTTAATTCATGATCTTGCACAATTAGTATCAAGAATTGAATGTGCATTGGTTGATTCTAATGCAAAAAATGTCAATGAAAAAGTTCGTCATCTATCTTTTCCATATTACAAGGTTTCATTCTTTGCGGAGAATTTAAGCACATTGATTAAAGCAAATAAGATACGAACATTCATTTTGGCATACCATAATTGGAACTATGATCAGGGAACAAAGGAAGAATCAACTCTCAAAACACTTATTTCTAATTTTAGATATTTGCATGCATTAGACCTACATGGTTTAAAATTGAAGACATTGCCTAATATCATAGGTAATTTGATGTATTTGAAGTaccttgatttttcttttaatgatcTTGAGGTTCTCCCTGGTTTTATTACTAAATTGGTGAATTTGCAAACATTAAAGCTCTCCATGTGTGAAAACCTTAGGGAGTTACCAATAGACATTAAAAAATTGGTCAATCTCAAGCACCTTGACATAAGTGGTTGTGAGAATTTGACTCATATGCCAAGTGGATTAGGGCAATTGACTTCTCTTCAAACATTAACCTTATTTGTTGTAAGTAAGGACCCTGTAGGTTCTTCAAAGCATTGCGATGGACTAGTAGAATTGAACAAGCTCAACAACCTGAGAGgaaaaatagagattataaattTGGCATGGGTGAAAGATACCACCTCAGAATTCAAGGCTGCaaatttgaaagagaaagaACATCTTAGTGAGTTGGAATTAAGATGGAACCTGGAGGGTGATGATGCTGTAGATGCCCATGATGATGAAAATTCCATGGATGGCCTCCAACCACATCAAAATCTAAAATCTTTGGTATTGAATGGTTACAGGGGTGTGAGATTTTCAAGTTGGCTTTCTTTACTCACAAATcttgttaaattatttatatccaaTTGTAAGAATTGCCAATATTTGCCACCGTTATATCAACTCCCATATCTCCAAAAACTAATTATTGATGAAATGGATGGTTTGGAGTACATGACAGACCGAGATATCACTGATGAGATCTTTGCTTCACTAGCATCACCGTCAAAGTTTTTCCCATCCCTTGTGACGCTCAAAATTTATTATTGCCCTAATCTAAAAGGATGGTGGAGGACAGATATTGTGGATAATGGCAATGCGGCAATGagaacatcaacatcatcaagtAATCACCATCAGCAACACATACCCTTGCCATCCTTTCCGCgtctttcttatttttgtttatgggGTTGCCCAAAGATGACTTGCATGCCGCTATTTCCAAATCTTGAAGAAGGACTTGAGTTGACAAGGACCAGCTTTAAGCCATTGCAACAGACAATTGCGATGACGATGAATACAACGGGAGGGACTTCTTCATTTCTatcatcttcctcttcctcctccttctcTCCTCCTCTCTCCAAATTAAAGCAATTGCGTTTGTGGATGATGCAAGACTTGGAGTCTCTGCCAGTGGAGTGGTCTAAAAATCTAACTTCTCTTGAGGAATTAGAGATTTTGGGGTGTCCCAATCTAAT ATGCATAATTTCCCAAGCACAAGGCGAAACAGGGGAGGGTGGTCCAAAATTGCTTACATCCTTGAGTTGGGAGCAGATGAAGTGCAAGTTCTCAG CATCAAAGAAAGCTGCCATTGACGATAAAGCAGAGTTCAGACATGGAAAACAAGCTCTCGCTGCTGGATTTACTTGGTTGGCTGACAATCACTTCTGA